The nucleotide window CTAGCAtgttaggtctggttcgatcgcatttgcattagttggttcaatcaaaccaactaaagcaccgatatcagcctctcTTTATTGCCCCTCGTGACTTCCCGAACCTGACTCCCGCCGCCAACATTTTTTTTCTGCTACCGCTGTCACTACTCTCCGCTGTCGTTGCTCTCCGCTTTTCCTCTCTCCGCTGTCGTTGTCGCTGTCGTTGCTTGTCACTGCCACTATCGCTGCTGCCATTGTCATCGCTCACCGCTGCTGCTGCTCTCAGCCAGCAGCCCCCGTTCTCAATCAACAGCCTCGATATCTTCTCTTCTCACACTCGACTcagtatattgttaacaataaCAGTGTACTGttaacataattttttatttattagattaataatatattattttaattttaatactgctaactttatttattattttgaattttgagacttttgttaatgtgatattgtgactttatacttaagattttcttaatttaatatcatattttatttaaataattatatttattaattatataatatattttagcgcctcacttcgctcgggcgagcgcttagcgCTTCTAGCATTTTGGAACCTTGGCTCTTTttagcgcctaacgctttttaaatcactgctcctcgatttgcattgagttgatggtggcctcaCGTCCATCATTTCACAAGTCAGCCCTCTGTTGAGTTTGATCACCATATCAACTCCAAGCATACCTATGTTTGGTGTTGCCTTGGGTCGCACCCtcccttgatctcgcaatgcatccaccaacgcATTACCTCGTgcgagatcatgtgatgactcctcGTCGCTCTCTCGGTTCGTCGAGTTTTGTGGAGTTATTGTCTTGAGGTacccctcctcaacatgtgcagtctgttcacataattctccctctggagaaccgggacttatccctcttagaTATCTGTCCCGTTATAGCAACGTTTTTCTTTGTATCATTCTctttggaagtttcaaagatcACCATCTCTTTGGACTACTCTGCCTTGCTAAACGAATTGTACATTGTTTTGTCCCCgcaaacgcacttgttagattACGACCCGCTAATACAACCCCCGTTGTACTCctcaaggcttagcaacatgctgaacttactGCACATTTTAGCCTCTTACGGACGTATCAttcccatgccgaagagaaaATTTTAATGCTTCATGGCACTAAGTTTCGCTCGCCTTTGGATAGCCACGGACagtccatcgtccgcatataagcccttgcatgagtatcgaattctttgagttagcaattttccTCATCTCtgcgagctttgcacaactctttcgatcgttgagcaacccatcccaccttgcacggtctcatcctttgttaagcgtctcgcttgccttgagtatCATCAAGTTTGTTTGCCAATGTCAAGTCGTAGCTTGAACTCAACCATCTCAACTTTTGTGTGCTACGCGTTCTTCCCTGCttacttgttctcgtggtgcctctcgcaagaagggttggtcattcctttgaatgtcaatctcagatgctcgctcctctgagcaacTCCGTTCCCTATGACTCAATGCCCATTTTCCTTAAATAGTCACGCATGTTGGTTGctctcaacgcagccctgctaagTCCTCCGCGTTTGCATGCACagtgtttctaagtgtgcttGTCCCGTTCTGATACCATttttcatggacttagctggttttacctaagtcgtgcgacaccctttcgtgttcgtccgcaaagggtcagcctccccgaaacctgttGTGGTCtcttaaggacctacaaaagagaagacgggttAGAAAAAACGTTTTAACTCAAGATCCACAAGCAGTCATTTCGGCAAACACTTGATTGGTAATGCAAACTACAaacatagactttacaagctctgaacggttgtgcGACAAAGGGTCTAGGGTGGTTCGTCGCGACCAGAAGTCTCTACAAGTGCCCATATGATATTGCTATGGAACAAGACAACGAACCAGTTCTAGATACTATCTAAAAGGCCTATCTAGTCATGTGCCACCCTCGATGTTGTGCTGGCTAATACTCTGTACCACTCTATGGAGCTAGAAAACTCCCAAAATGGCTGTCTAAATGGcttgtttttgggcagttttgcctCTGCACGACGGCTGTACACAACTTGCGTTTATAAACCTAAAACGACTACAAAAGTCAACCAAAATGGGGTTGCTAAACCTATTGTgagccctctacatgttgtgcaaagcataaacaaaattgaaagacacggatatatacgagcattacatcgaacatcctgtTTACAATTTTATCCGTGACAACATGGCACAGTAATTTTTTATGGTCTTGACAACTCTATGATCAATGCTACTTTTAGGATAGTAAGCGTTACATTTTTTTCTTGGATTTTTTTAGTAGATAGTTTAGCAACCTGTGAGAAGATGAAAAGAACATTTTGGATTTGACTAATTTGTAACATGCAATTTGGCCTACTTTCACATGGTGCTGTCGCTCTCCACTGTTCTCGTCCTTTTTATTAGTAAATGCAGGATGTTTGTAACATTGTTTTCATTTAAAAGGTGAAGAAGCATAATAATTTTAAAGGGTGTACTAGCATACGAGGTTCCCACTAATGCGGGGTCTGGAGAGTGAGCGTCAATGTATGCAGCCTTACCTCTAAATATAGAGAGGCAACTAGTATGACTCGAACCCTAGTCTCCAGATTGCTCCAAGATGCAAAGGGGCAGCCTTGTACCAAGGCCTGTTCTCAATCAAGCATGATAAttctaaagattttttttttcatgattaaCCACATAGAAAGTGTAAATTGCATCACATTTTCTAATGTCTAAGATATCAAGTAGGTTGCAACAAGCCATCATTTTACATTTGAGGATAAATTTAAGACTGATAATAGTAGAGGGTATTTTGAATGCTGAATTCTTATAATGCAACATTAACAAAGCAACAAAATGCCTTATCTGGTAGAAAAATATATAAACTTATGAAGTAGTTATTATTGGAGTATCATCGATCATCATCTGACCATCCGTTCATGAAAAATAACCTACTAACTGTAGTTGTAATTTATCATATATGATCTTTTGTTAGTCTGTTCTTATTTAATTTTCTATAATTTGTATGTATTAGTGGTACACCAAGAATCTTGATTGGTTAATCATGTGTTTATAAGATGTGCTTTCTTGAGAAGAATAAATAATTTGGAACGAGAACATGACAGTgttaataatgaaaaaaaaaaacaagaacaaAGAGGGAAGTATATGTTCTTGAGCCTGTCTTCCTGCCTCTCTCTTGCCCATGTGTTATTAAAAATATTGTTGCGGGTTTGATCTTTTGTCATCAGTGTTAATATTATCTTTGCTTTCTGTTCTCCATTCTCGACCTTTAGTTGTTGTTGCTGTCTGTTGAAACTTCACGTTTGCTTACCGCTAATTTTGCTTCATTGTTTTTTGCTGCCACCATGtatctctttccctttttttcttaGCCAACTCTGGCATTGTCTGTTTCTCAGCTTTTCCACCTCTGTGACACTGATTACCTGCTTTGCCTCTGACTTGCACTTCTTTTTCATTTTGCTATTCTTGTTATTTCCGTTGTGTTTCAGCTGTTGTCTTAACTCCTATTGACTTTCATCTTATTTGTGATATTTCATTTCTTAATTGTTTGGGACTTTTATCATGTTAAGTGCATATTGATTTTTATAATATCGTTTCCATTGCATTTGTGTGGCAAGACATATTACCTCCTTTATATCCATGTTTGTACCACAAGAAACCTTAATAACTTGATCCTGTAATGGCTGCGCATGTGCATGCTTATGAATGCAACGTTTTAGGAATCCAGGTATTGCTTTCCCATTAACTGCTTCATGAAACCACAACAGAGTATTTATTACATATGGTGGCTTCCATTTCAGGCACAAGCTGCTGGCCGTGCTGGTGCTCCCGCTGGCAGAGGTCCGGTGCCTCCGATAAGAAGGTAGTCTGTCACTTCTTGCTGGTGCAGTAATCGCTGGTTTAGGGACTTTATGGACCAACTTCTTTCCTGTTTGAAGGGTCCTCGAAATCACAGTGTCATCTCATGATCTATGATGTACCTCACCGTCCTTGTAAGTTTCTTTTAGTAGTCGCTGATATCGAAACGTTAAATATGTCAGGACAAATGAATCGTGCTTTTGTGAACGAGCTACCTTAGATTTTTAACAGCAAACCACCCCAGGGTTGGAAGTGACCGGCCCATCTCAGGTTGCATACATGTGGATGAGCAGGTGGTGTCATCAATCATCAGATAGATCATACCTCTGATACACTGCATCTGTGTATTGTTTCATTGCCGTGAGCCATATTTCTCCATTCACGATGGTCTTCTggtcatttcagaaaaaaaaaatcattatacaagaaTAAAGATAAAAGGGAGTGCGATGCGGAAAAATCAAAAGCCATGTATAAAAATCGTGGGCTTTTTCATGGGATTCACTTGAAGAATCAAACATCCCTTGGTTGTTGGGGATGCAAAATTAGACAGATAGAGAACTCCGAGGATGGAAACAAGACTAGGATAGGATTTTGGTCAAAAAAGGAAAACCAAGGCGTTTATTTTAGAATTCTCCTCTATATAAAAAATACCAATAATAAAAGGTATCAGTCGTAATATCTGAAACGCACGgccgcaaattataaacagaaaagaaaaagaatcacaAACCAAAACCCACTCCGTCTCACAACCCTATTCGATAtcaaatttgatatatatatatatatatatatatatatatatatatatatatatatatatatatatatatatatatatatatatatatattgacgcGATATCCGAGTTCTGGAGGagaaacacagagagagagagagagagagacggagaggGCAAACAGAAGTAACGCCAAGCTGTCGTATCAGGGCCGGCCAACATGCTCGGGACCGTCGACGATGACATCGAGACCCTCATCGGCGTGCACCGTCGCTTCGAGGACGCGGACGCCGTTGGCTCCCGTGCCAGCCTCCGGTGGCTTCGCCCTGTGAATCGGGTCCGTTGGGCGCGGCGGAGCGTGGGGGAACGGCGGTGCTGTGAGCCGCTACGCTGCCGCGGCGACGGCGGCGCCATCGGAACCCGctgggggaggaggagaagggtgcGCCCGTCGAGGCACGTAGCGAATTCGATTTGCCGGATGGATGAGTCGCTGGCCGCTCGCAtgtcggaggcggcggcggcggcggcggggaacGAGGAGGCGACGGCCGCGGGGAacgaggaggcggcggaggggTCGGCGCTGGCGGATTTCCGGTCGATGGAGGAGGAGCTCACGGCGGTCAGAATGGAGTCTCGGAATCAGGAGATATTGAGGAGGATGGAATCGTTGATCACGACAGTAGAGTATCACCGGGCTTCGAGGAGGTTGGAGGAGTTATCTTTGTTCTCTCCTCCTGCTTGAGAACAGTGTGCTTGTTGACTCAGGTTGCTCTctttccttttatttattttttctctccAATATTAGATTTAATTCGTTTACTAATGAAGTTTAATTGCAAAGATTGACAGATTTAGTGAAAGAAAGAGTTGATGTTTATGAGAGGCTTATCCCTATCTTGTTATTGATCTGTCAACATGCTCGTTAGTGTCAACATAAAAGCCTCTTATGTTCCTTAAATTCCTTGATTTGATAGACTGTTCAATGACAAGGGTTTAGTAGATTAATTGTACGAGAAAATATCATACTCTTCTCACCTACAATTTACACAGTTTCCTCTGCGTGCACATCTTGCAACTAAAGTTTAGGCtttgagcaagtttattatatccaCTTCTTGTAAAGGTTATTGGTGTTTATTCAGTCTATCAGCTTCATtaattttccaatgaaatcatCTAGTAGGATTCACTAATGGATTACCTTATCATCTTCAGCATGTTAGTTCCAGTGAGGAGTAGATactctctccatctctctctctctctctctctctctctctctctctggttcaAAAACCATAAATCTATATCATCTGATAGATACATCTGTTATGACAATGCCTTCCTGTTCAGCCCTCAAAATTAATAAAAGTCATGAGAATAAGCAGTGTATCTTAGTCTCTCATGGCTCCCGGCAAAATTTGCTGCCCAATTTGCAGCCTTGTTTGCTTCTCCATAGACATAGGTTAaatagaaagtaaaaaaaaaatcatcaaaatgctccaaaatggagaaaaaaaataaaacacaatATATATTTCTTTGTGCAATGCTCCGAAGGATTTCCTTGTTCAGTATAAACTGCTTCACATCAATGGAATTAACTTCAATGTGCACTCTACTGAACATCTCCAAGGCTTCGTTAGCAGTATACAGCTCTCAGCAGATAATAGAGAGGGAAACATCCAACTTCCTACACCTGCCCAGATAGAGTGGCAGGTGGttgatactgtttgaagcatgaaAATGTTAGTGTACTGGttgataatatttatctttctgaCAGCAAGTTAAATCTTGATAGTTCTTTCTGATTGTGATAATCATCATGAAATACACTGCGTTGATAGTTCTTTCTATTTGTGTTATCGCTGGCACCTTTTTTATTTCCACCTTGTCGGACTGCAAGATATCTATTAGGAAGTTCCTACAAAtaatcatgaatttgaaatgtggCCACTTGGTAGCATTGTAACTTTCATCGGACAATAACTAATTGTTCCCCAAATAAATAGCCCCTTTAGCTTCTAGTTTCATGAAACTTTCCACATTAACCTTTTATAAGAAcatattaattatttcataatCCATACAAACAACCATTACTGATTCATTCATGTGCAAGATTTTGTTTTAAAAGAAGCCTATTTCGCTGTTCTTCTAAAATTTACATTTTGCACAAGGAAGCAATTTGTTCAATTCAATTGGTTCTTCAGCTATTATTCTTAgcctaatgatttttttttatttccttattTTGAAAAGCAGATGGTTGCTTTTTTGTATTTGGACCGATGAAAGTGACAAGTGCAACAATTCAATTCTCTCTGGCAAATAAGCACAATTATTGTTCTTCTGAAGATGGATTTCGTGGTCATGCTAGACCGGCTATGGTGAATATATATGCCTTGGATGTTACCTCATTGGTAAAGATTTATGGAGATTAATGGTGGTAATGACAATTGCTACTGTCGACATCTCGGGAAACAGTCACTGAAGAAATGGAAAATGACAAATCCAAAACGGAATTTATTTGAAAGATGTCTATTTCTTGTGTCATGCCTTGCTAATCATCCTTGGTATTTGAGGTACATTTGGCTATTTAACAAAAAGAGAATTGTGTTCACATGCAATTGTTGGAGATCTTTTCGAGCAATATCAAAGCTTGCTTGCTTGTTATCTTGGTATTTGGAGCACAcatggattttttttaataaaaataatattattcgcCTACGATTGTTCAGAGAATGGGCTGTTGATTTGATAAGATAGGATCTGTCATATCTTTCTACTTATTTAAAGGTCAGTAACTGGTATTTGGAGATATCAGAAGCGGTGGAGCCTTCTGATATGAACAATAGGTCATATATAAACTCTATTCGGATAAATAAACAATAGGTCAgaactctgtctctctctctctgatacaTTGTCATTTAAAATGTTGCCTTAGTGCTAGGCACAAAGAAACATAAAACAAAGCTAAGTGACTTTCTTAAACTATTAATGTCTACTCTTATATCTCGGGTTAAGCATCGGAGGGACTCAGTGAAAAAATCTCTCCTAAGACACCTCGAATAATCATATGCATTTGATCGAATAACATTAGGTTGACTAAGACTCAATAGCATTTTTTTTTCTAACATTTTTTATGCTAGATAGAGAGCTCAATGTAATAAGAACATCCGCCTACTAACCCTCTTAACGAATGCTCGAGTAAAGAGACCTTGCCCCCAACCCACAATACTTTCATTCAGGAGGAGAAGTAGCCACTCTTTTCAAGCGTGGACGCATCTACCTGAGCGCAAACGTTAATGCAATACTAGTATTTATTCAACAACCCAGGGGCGACCTCAAGTCACCTGCTCATCCTTGCTGAGGCATTCCTAAACCTCACCCAACGGGTGCAAGTACTAATGGGTATGATGCAAACTATTGTTCGGCTATTGCCTCAACAAGCGATGTTGCCGCCTCAGCCATAGCCAACAGCTCAATCAACACTAGCACTAACACCCGTTGGAGTTCCTCCATCTAATGCATTGCCAATATCTCAAGAGCACCTTAGGGTCGTCAAGCCATCAATTGAGCAAGCACATCATTCCTCCTCAATTATAGGATTCAATGTACCACCATCTTGTACCACTTGAATCTCAAACTCAATCAGCAGATTGGACAAATGATTCCCTGAGAATCTAGTTATGACAAATGGAACAATATTTAGAAGAAATGTGATGAGAATTCTAGCCATCTAAAGAGGAAGGGTCGACCAACCTCACCTTGGGTCAATCGTTGTTCACCAATGACATTCAAGAGGAGTCGATCTAACTTCAATTTTCCATCATTGGAGGCCTTCGACGATAATATCGACCCGCTAGAACATATTATTGTTTTCTATGCCTAAATGTCATTACATGACATCTCGAATACTCTAATGTTGACGCCTTCACAATTATATTAATTTCGCTAATTAGTTGAGAAAAATCATCTCCTCTAACCTATATAAATAGATATTGTATTCAATAAACTTGATCTAGCTTTGTAATCACATTctattttatcatggtatcagagcacttGTGTTAAAGCAAGATTTCACTTCCCTTCCTCATGTCCAACAGCTAACTCACATTCTATCAACGTTGCCAACAACACGACAACATCATGCTTGCGAGGCCATTAAGGAGTGGATCGACAAGATCCTATGCATCCACCTTGTCGCCAACGTGCTTGTTTTCGTACCTTCCTCTCCACCGAGGAACCATCGGTCCCAATCACCTAAATAAGGCGGCTTCCTCTCTAccacgccctctctctctctctctctctctctcactctctctctcgtttGACTCCTATTGTAGAAGTCAAGTTGGCAGAGCCCATCGCTGGACTCTGGAGATCCATAGTCACTACTCCCTCAAACAAATCATCGGTCCCCATTGCATAGACAAGGTGACTTCCACTACGGGTCTTGGTCACCTGGATGAGGCGACTTCCACTGTCGCCTCTTCCCTTATCCCTTGAGGCTCTTCCTCCGGTAGAGGAGCTCTCCCTTGATGCCCTCATTGGTCGCCTTTGTGCAGCTTTTAAGGATAATAGTGGCAAGCACGGAGCCAACCCCCGCTGTCCTCCCCTCCCCTGCGCCACCCGAACTCCCTCCCCCTCATCCCACCACTACTGCTTTTAACCGTGTCATCGCCGGCCGTCACAACATACGCGTGCGTCCCTTGTCGCACCCGGACCCCACCAAGGTGGTCTGGGCTCATGAGATCCTGAGCTGCGTACAGTAGGAGCAACGTCTCCAGTATGACATCAAGGAATCCCGCCCTATCCTCATCGTTACTCTGACCAACACTCACACCTTTCAAGCCCACCACCCGGCACTAGTTCAGCTGCTCATCGATGCCTTCTGTTGCATCGAGAGGATCAAATTCTACCACTTTAAACATCCTCAGCTTGACATCATAGCTCCTAGGGTGAATGTACTAGTAGCGTGGTCTTCGAAATCTTTACCAACTCTGCTGCCATTCGATGACGGATCTGTGAAGTGGAACTTAGTCATCCCCACTGATTGACAATAACAGGATGTCTATGCCATCATCCACCGCATCATCTATGGCTTGTAGTACATTGGCTTCCTGATCCCCAACACACCTTGTAGATTGCTAGCTGCACACGAGGAGCACCTCCTCTTGTTGTACTGGCACCGAGACCATGGAAGCTTGCATCGCTTACTCGAGAATCTACTCTTGCTACTGCTTCTGCTGCTCCAAAGGCACGTGCCACATCTCCTATCGAAGGTCTCCTCTTCCCAAGTGGGTGCAAGGCGACCGATGATTGACGATCAATGACATGCACAAGGCGGCCCCTTCCCTTTAGTGCCGCatccttctctcttctcttttcccGACAGTGCTGCatccctctttcttctctcttccctATGGACAACACTCCCAAAGGAAGCGCAAATGTTGCCACCTTCGGCGATCGTTGAGCAGATCACTACTTTCCTCCTCGACGAACAGCGATTGTCTTCTCTCGTTATCGCTCTACACTAGCGTTCGCTCACTGTAGCCCTGAAATGCCCTTTGTCAACAACACAGGATCTCATCTACTACGATCCTCCCCACCATGATGCCTCTAGTGCTTCATTCACCAGCACTATTCCCCCTTCTTCCTTGCCATCACCTGATTTGcatcaagcagtttgttgaatttcgaattttgatgatgaaatcaattgatggattaatgatctaatctatgttttgagtgatgcagaactAGCTTCAAGCAgggaaagataaatcaattaaagcagtGAAATCAAATGTTAGGCCagaacatgtcaagagattggacatcgagccgaaggatcggtcatcGTATCGGCAGacagcttcgtgccatgagtttgggcatcggactAGAAGAACATTAcactaagaagatcggatgttgcagaggtcaatatgtcgattgTGCAATatatcgcaagagaggacgaagtgCCACATGAATCAATGACATACTAAACAACATAGTATTCTGTTTGTAATCGATTGTGTTTAGATTGAAGTAGTCGTgattgtaattgagttggttttaggaTGAActatactaacttaattaggggctcattgggcctgagttgagattgttttgggccaagtgaaaggcccattcagtaacTCAATGATAGGttgaaccacctatgagctgaaAAAATCAAGAGTACACTTTTCCATGTTGTTAGGCGGTGGAATCGTCAAGATACaatctcctagactatgtcaagcggtggtaccgcccaatgtcagactagcaggcgatggtatcgcctagcacCTCGAAAActcgaggattcaaattttggctctaatttttaaaGTAGAATAAATCTCTGTGATTCCAAAGTTATAATCtcttaaagtatagagtcccaccTCCTAGAGCTATGTGATAGTCCTAAAGGAaatgtgtgagggaacacttgtaaaagaggggtgtaaaggttctcttatgaacatgtgaaaaggaaaaagagtataAGGGCAGTTAATCTTCgctcattagaaagaagatcggtagtggaagctagtagcctcgagtgaagaggaatcgggagtggacgtagatcacgacgatcgaaccactataaatctaatgtactcggtttgtatttatgtTCTATTTTTCATTctcaaactaatttacttacttACTACTCTCACTACACTTACGAACGTACTCTTTAAGTTTAAACGTATTTCCGATATCAGTTTTCATAAAACGAGAATTTTTAAACCGACATGATtttttgaaagtactaatttaGCCCAGCCcagcccctcccccccccccccctcctcttaatgTCGatatgatcctaatagttggtatcaaagccaaggtttttcttatttggttaaaCACCTAAGGGAAATGACTTTTATTGACAATCAAGAGGGTctatctatcactcgtcctcctatattcaacggGACGgaatacacatattgaaaaactcgaatattaattttttttgctttatatgaacttcgatttatggaatatcgttgaaaataattttcaaaagtcttttaatctaataaacaaatggaatgatttggagaagaaaacttttttctttaaatacgaaagctactaatgctttattttgcactttagataaaaatgagtttaattgtattttgatTTGTAAAACTatacatgatatttgacacactcttgaaattacacatgaaggcacaaataaagttaaagagtctaaaataaatcttttgatacatgattttgaattcttTCAATTGAagctaagcgaaactattgttgacatgtacactcgttttacggatgtcgtcaatagtttaaaaactaaaagctcttggcaaatatttttcgaatcttgaacttgttaataaagttttatgatctctttctaaaaattaggattcgaaagtaattgcaatacaagaagcaaaggacttagacaatttttcgcttgaagaacttattgggtcattaatgacctatgaaatgatatacaAGATACATGATAAACTTGataaacatgagaataaccttctaaagaaaatgaaagatttgacacttagaacaaaagaagaccactcgagcgaaagctcaagtgatgatgactttaaactccttataaaaaagtttaaaaaatttataaaataagaatc belongs to Musa acuminata AAA Group cultivar baxijiao chromosome BXJ1-11, Cavendish_Baxijiao_AAA, whole genome shotgun sequence and includes:
- the LOC135597048 gene encoding uncharacterized protein LOC135597048, which codes for MLGTVDDDIETLIGVHRRFEDADAVGSRASLRWLRPVNRVRWARRSVGERRCCEPLRCRGDGGAIGTRWGRRRRVRPSRHVANSICRMDESLAARMSEAAAAAAGNEEATAAGNEEAAEGSALADFRSMEEELTAVRMESRNQEILRRMESLITTVEYHRASRRLEELSLFSPPA